From Fundulus heteroclitus isolate FHET01 chromosome 5, MU-UCD_Fhet_4.1, whole genome shotgun sequence, a single genomic window includes:
- the dlc1 gene encoding rho GTPase-activating protein 7 isoform X4 — MILTQIEAKEACTWLRAAGFPQYAQLYEDSQFPIDISSVTRDHDFLDRDAIEALCRRLNTLNKCALMRLEISPQRKRSEDSDEDEPCAISGRWTFQRDSKRWSRMEELEVFSTFPTDMAQTPFPKDQASQKGKLTLCEGNSSESVLTDLSEQPEVGSIHSGGSGGRAEEKSHGAASLNEAAPTGATRASSVASMCSSSGTGGSAGHNEDSLSDGMPPSPLETLRHFTFDVKAGTVGGSLDRGGGSGKSTRSRAKSFLKRMESLRLRSSTSSKRKKKAGGAGGGKIEISGPVMKQGFDDDKMRRLNCVDIASVNLNHHHSPPQTMTLSRNRSVSYSTQTSNGSTGSTGSSQSEASSGSAVSTPSPVTRARSHSTAAGSSKRGGMYLEGFDPFSLLQQELDRQPPLPKSAPPIPCQASDGLSVNEQNRRNDRGVQGKRRPEEGEEEEEEEDDDNDDDGGMIFFYLPEGHKPGTFPKALQDGGVRSNNNNNGNDNGNSVVLRGRQSRRQRRTSSGSVDSRLSFYDNVPYAEREEGDNEEGDEHKLDEVLQHVTGFVNAWSEAVAGEEEEEDDEEEGDSDSALDSASPCPSSPMQNRLEETENGSDQDSTGNPLGDGEDGMRERRDSGVGASLTRTSRPQKLRWPSFQNSHRPSLASAQLQISCQSVLQMNLLQKLSLLQLTALLEKHTPTNKHGFSWAVPKFMKRIKVRDYKDRNVFGVPLQVIVQRTGQPLPQGIQQAMRYLRNQCLDQVGLFRKSGVKSRIQALRQMNEASGADGGGVNYEGQSAYDVADMLKQYFRDLPEPLLTSKLSETFLQIYQYMPKELRLQATRAAVLLLPDENREALRTLLCLLSDVTASVAENQMTPTNLAVCLAPSLFHLNTLRRKESSSPRVMNRKQMLGKPDQRDLNENLAATHGLAHMIQECRKLFRIPEEMNRCRNSYVEQALLPQRFEELTGEEAGRGGYRACLQDSLDLLLKEAKDKFKGYDSCSTPEHAELACRKVHDGYPLRLWKVTVEIPASPDEVLTRVLREQGHWDEDLLESRVVETLDERTEIYQYIRNAMAPHPTRDHLVLRTWITDLPKGACALVSTSVDHEGVPVVGVRANVLTSRYYVEPCGANKSRLTHISRIDLRGRFPEWYNKLHGQLCAAEVARIRDSFTVSMDK, encoded by the exons agatcgAAGCCAAAGAGGCCTGCACCTGGCTCCGAGCCGCAGGGTTCCCACAGTACGCCCAGCTTTATGAAG attcCCAGTTTCCCATTGACATATCTTCAGTCACCAGAGACCATGACTTCCTCGACCGCGATGCCATTGAGGCTCTCTGCAG GAGGCTGAACACGCTCAACAAGTGCGCTCTGATGAGACTGGAGATCTCTCCACAAAGGAAGAGG AGCGAGGACTCGGACGAGGATGAGCCTTGTGCCATCAGCGGCCGCTGGACATTCCAGAGGGACAGCAAGCGATGGTCCCgcatggaggagctggaggttTTCTCCACCTTCCCTACAGACATGGCCCAAACCCCTTTCCCAAAGGACCAAGCATCCCAGAAGGGCAAGCTCACTCTGTGTGAAGGGAACAGCTCAGAGAGCGTGCTGACGGACCTCAGCGAGCAGCCCGAGGTGGGCTCCATCCACAGCGGCGGGAGTggaggaagagcagaggagaagagCCACGGGGCTGCCTCGCTAAATGAAGCGGCGCCTACCGGTGCCACCCGGGCCAGCTCAGTAGCCAGCATGTGTTCGTCCTCGGGCACGGGGGGATCCGCGGGCCACAACGAGGACTCTCTGTCTGACGGGATGCCTCCGTCGCCCCTGGAGACGCTCCGGCACTTCACCTTCGATGTCAAGGCGGGGACGGTCGGAGGAAGTCTGGACAGGGGAGGAGGCAGTGGCAAAAGCACTCGCTCACGGGCCAAAAGCTTCCTGAAGAGGATGGAGAGCTTGCGACTTCGCAGCAGCACCTCCtccaagaggaagaagaaggcGGGGGGCGCCGGCGGAGGGAAAATAGAAATCAGCGGGCCTGTCATGAAACAGGGCTTTGATGACGACAAGATGAGGAGGCTGAACTGCGTGGACATCGCGAGCGTCAACCTCAACCACCACCACAGCCCCCCTCAGACGATGACCCTCAGCCGCAACCGCTCGGTGTCGTACTCCACGCAGACCAGCAACGGGAGCACCGGGAGCACCGGCAGCAGCCAGTCCGAAGCCAGCAGCGGCAGCGCGGTGAGCACGCCCAGTCCGGTGACCCGAGCCCGCAGCCACAGCACGGCGGCGGGCTCCAGTAAAAGAGGAGGGATGTATCTGGAGGGCTTCGACCCCTTTAGCCTCCTCCAACAGGAGCTGGATCGCCAGCCGCCCCTGCCCAAATCGGCACCGCCCATCCCCTGCCAGGCCAGCGACGGGCTGTCCGTCAATGAGCAGAACCGCAGGAACGACCGCGGCGTTCAAGGCAAACGCAGAccggaggagggagaggaggaggaagaagaggaggacgaCGATAACGACGATGATGGGGGCATGATTTTCTTCTATTTGCCCGAAGGCCACAAGCCTGGAACTTTCCCCAAAGCCCTGCAGGATGGGGGCGTgcgcagcaacaacaacaacaacggcaACGACAACGGAAACTCGGTGGTCCTCAGGGGACGGCAGAGCAGGCGCCAGCGGCGCACCTCCTCAGGCTCGGTCGACAGCCGGCTGAGTTTCTACGACAACGTCCCCTACGCCGAAAGGGAGGAGGGAGACAACGAGGAGGGGGACGAACACAAGCTGGACGAGGTGCTCCAACACGTCACCGGCTTCGTCAACGCCTGGTCGGAGGCCGTGGCCggcgaggaggaagaggaggacgacGAGGAAGAGGGGGACTCGGATTCCGCGCTGGACTCTGCCTCGCCGTGCCCGTCCTCCCCGATGCAGAACAGGCTGGAAGAGACGGAGAACGGAAGTGACCAGGACAGCACAGGAAACCCCTTGGGCGACGGCGAGGATGGAATGAGGGAGAGACGGGACTCAGGCGTGGGAGCGTCTCTTACTCGGACCAGCAG GCCGCAGAAGCTCCGCTGGCCGAGCTTCCAGAACTCCCACCGGCCTAGCCTCGCCTCGGCGCAGCTCCAGATCAGCTGCCAGTCGGTGCTGCAGATGAATCTGCTGCAGAAGCTCTCCCTCCTGCAGCTCACCGCTCTCCTGGAGAAGCACACTCCAACAAACAAGCATGGCTTCAGCTG GGCTGTGCCGAAGTTCATGAAGCGAATCAAAGTGCGCGACTACAAAGACCGGAACGTGTTCGGCGTGCCGCTCCAAGTCATCGTCCAGCGGACCGGCcagcccctccctcaagggaTTCAGCAGGCCATGCGCTATCTGCGCAATCAGTGTCTTGACCAG GTGGGCCTTTTCAGGAAGTCTGGAGTGAAATCTCGCATCCAAGCTCTTCGCCAAATGAACGAGGCTAGCGGCGCGGATGGCGGCGGGGTCAACTACGAGGGCCAGTCGGCCTACGACGTCGCTGACATGCTGAAGCAGTATTTCAGAGACTTGCCCGAACCGCTGCTCACCAGCAAGCTGTCCGAGACCTTCCTGCAGATTTACCAAT ATATGCCCAAGGAGCTCCGTCTTCAGGCGACCCGCGccgctgtgctgctgctgccggaTGAGAACCGGGAGGCGCTGCGCACGCTGCTGTGCCTGCTCAGCGACGTGACGGCGAGCGTGGCCGAGAACCAGATGACGCCCACCAACCTGGCCGTGTGCCTGGCGCCGTCGCTCTTCCACCTCAACACCCTGCGCCGCAAGGAGAGCTCCTCCCCCAG GGTGATGAACCGGAAGCAGATGCTGGGAAAACCTGACCAGAGGGACCTGAACGAGAACCTGGCTGCCACTCACGGACTGGCACACATGATCCAGGAGTGCAGGAAACTCTTTAGG ATCCCCGAGGAGATGAACCGCTGCAGGAACTCGTACGTGGAGCAGGCCCTGCTGCCGCAGCGCTTCGAGGAGCTGACCGGCGAAGAGGCGGGGCGGGGAGGCTACAGGGCCTGCCTCCAGGACAGCTTGGACCTGCTCCTGAAGGAGGCCAAAGACAAGTTCAAAGGTTACGACAGCTGCTCCACGCCTGAGCACGCAGAGCTGGCCTGCAGGAAG GTGCACGATGGATATCCACTGAGACTCTGGAAAGTGACCGTAGAGATTCCTGCGAGTCCTGATGAGGTTCTGACACGAGTACTGCGAGAGCAGGGGCACTGGGACGAGGACCTGCTGGAAAGCAGAGTAGTGGAGACCCTGGATGAGCGGACAGAGATCTACCAGTACATCCGGAACGCCATGGCGCCGCATCCCACCAGAGACCACCTAGTGCTAAG GACATGGATCACGGACCTCCCGAAGGGTGCGTGTGCGCTCGTATCTACGTCTGTGGACCATGAAGGGGTGCCGGTTGTCGGTGTGCGCGCCAATGTGCTCACTTCACGCTACTACGTAGAACCCTGTGGAGCCAACAAATCCAGACTGACACACATTTCCCGAATTGACCTCAG GGGCCGTTTTCCAGAGTGGTACAACAAGCTCCATGGACAGCTGTGTGCCGCCGAGGTGGCGCGAATAAGAGACTCCTTTACCGTTTCCATGGATAAATAA
- the dlc1 gene encoding rho GTPase-activating protein 7 isoform X3, with protein sequence MRLEISPQRKRSEDSDEDEPCAISGRWTFQRDSKRWSRMEELEVFSTFPTDMAQTPFPKDQASQKGKLTLCEGNSSESVLTDLSEQPEVGSIHSGGSGGRAEEKSHGAASLNEAAPTGATRASSVASMCSSSGTGGSAGHNEDSLSDGMPPSPLETLRHFTFDVKAGTVGGSLDRGGGSGKSTRSRAKSFLKRMESLRLRSSTSSKRKKKAGGAGGGKIEISGPVMKQGFDDDKMRRLNCVDIASVNLNHHHSPPQTMTLSRNRSVSYSTQTSNGSTGSTGSSQSEASSGSAVSTPSPVTRARSHSTAAGSSKRGGMYLEGFDPFSLLQQELDRQPPLPKSAPPIPCQASDGLSVNEQNRRNDRGVQGKRRPEEGEEEEEEEDDDNDDDGGMIFFYLPEGHKPGTFPKALQDGGVRSNNNNNGNDNGNSVVLRGRQSRRQRRTSSGSVDSRLSFYDNVPYAEREEGDNEEGDEHKLDEVLQHVTGFVNAWSEAVAGEEEEEDDEEEGDSDSALDSASPCPSSPMQNRLEETENGSDQDSTGNPLGDGEDGMRERRDSGVGASLTRTSRPQKLRWPSFQNSHRPSLASAQLQISCQSVLQMNLLQKLSLLQLTALLEKHTPTNKHGFSWAVPKFMKRIKVRDYKDRNVFGVPLQVIVQRTGQPLPQGIQQAMRYLRNQCLDQVGLFRKSGVKSRIQALRQMNEASGADGGGVNYEGQSAYDVADMLKQYFRDLPEPLLTSKLSETFLQIYQYMPKELRLQATRAAVLLLPDENREALRTLLCLLSDVTASVAENQMTPTNLAVCLAPSLFHLNTLRRKESSSPRVMNRKQMLGKPDQRDLNENLAATHGLAHMIQECRKLFRIPEEMNRCRNSYVEQALLPQRFEELTGEEAGRGGYRACLQDSLDLLLKEAKDKFKGYDSCSTPEHAELACRKVHDGYPLRLWKVTVEIPASPDEVLTRVLREQGHWDEDLLESRVVETLDERTEIYQYIRNAMAPHPTRDHLVLRTWITDLPKGACALVSTSVDHEGVPVVGVRANVLTSRYYVEPCGANKSRLTHISRIDLRGRFPEWYNKLHGQLCAAEVARIRDSFTVSMDK encoded by the exons ATGAGACTGGAGATCTCTCCACAAAGGAAGAGG AGCGAGGACTCGGACGAGGATGAGCCTTGTGCCATCAGCGGCCGCTGGACATTCCAGAGGGACAGCAAGCGATGGTCCCgcatggaggagctggaggttTTCTCCACCTTCCCTACAGACATGGCCCAAACCCCTTTCCCAAAGGACCAAGCATCCCAGAAGGGCAAGCTCACTCTGTGTGAAGGGAACAGCTCAGAGAGCGTGCTGACGGACCTCAGCGAGCAGCCCGAGGTGGGCTCCATCCACAGCGGCGGGAGTggaggaagagcagaggagaagagCCACGGGGCTGCCTCGCTAAATGAAGCGGCGCCTACCGGTGCCACCCGGGCCAGCTCAGTAGCCAGCATGTGTTCGTCCTCGGGCACGGGGGGATCCGCGGGCCACAACGAGGACTCTCTGTCTGACGGGATGCCTCCGTCGCCCCTGGAGACGCTCCGGCACTTCACCTTCGATGTCAAGGCGGGGACGGTCGGAGGAAGTCTGGACAGGGGAGGAGGCAGTGGCAAAAGCACTCGCTCACGGGCCAAAAGCTTCCTGAAGAGGATGGAGAGCTTGCGACTTCGCAGCAGCACCTCCtccaagaggaagaagaaggcGGGGGGCGCCGGCGGAGGGAAAATAGAAATCAGCGGGCCTGTCATGAAACAGGGCTTTGATGACGACAAGATGAGGAGGCTGAACTGCGTGGACATCGCGAGCGTCAACCTCAACCACCACCACAGCCCCCCTCAGACGATGACCCTCAGCCGCAACCGCTCGGTGTCGTACTCCACGCAGACCAGCAACGGGAGCACCGGGAGCACCGGCAGCAGCCAGTCCGAAGCCAGCAGCGGCAGCGCGGTGAGCACGCCCAGTCCGGTGACCCGAGCCCGCAGCCACAGCACGGCGGCGGGCTCCAGTAAAAGAGGAGGGATGTATCTGGAGGGCTTCGACCCCTTTAGCCTCCTCCAACAGGAGCTGGATCGCCAGCCGCCCCTGCCCAAATCGGCACCGCCCATCCCCTGCCAGGCCAGCGACGGGCTGTCCGTCAATGAGCAGAACCGCAGGAACGACCGCGGCGTTCAAGGCAAACGCAGAccggaggagggagaggaggaggaagaagaggaggacgaCGATAACGACGATGATGGGGGCATGATTTTCTTCTATTTGCCCGAAGGCCACAAGCCTGGAACTTTCCCCAAAGCCCTGCAGGATGGGGGCGTgcgcagcaacaacaacaacaacggcaACGACAACGGAAACTCGGTGGTCCTCAGGGGACGGCAGAGCAGGCGCCAGCGGCGCACCTCCTCAGGCTCGGTCGACAGCCGGCTGAGTTTCTACGACAACGTCCCCTACGCCGAAAGGGAGGAGGGAGACAACGAGGAGGGGGACGAACACAAGCTGGACGAGGTGCTCCAACACGTCACCGGCTTCGTCAACGCCTGGTCGGAGGCCGTGGCCggcgaggaggaagaggaggacgacGAGGAAGAGGGGGACTCGGATTCCGCGCTGGACTCTGCCTCGCCGTGCCCGTCCTCCCCGATGCAGAACAGGCTGGAAGAGACGGAGAACGGAAGTGACCAGGACAGCACAGGAAACCCCTTGGGCGACGGCGAGGATGGAATGAGGGAGAGACGGGACTCAGGCGTGGGAGCGTCTCTTACTCGGACCAGCAG GCCGCAGAAGCTCCGCTGGCCGAGCTTCCAGAACTCCCACCGGCCTAGCCTCGCCTCGGCGCAGCTCCAGATCAGCTGCCAGTCGGTGCTGCAGATGAATCTGCTGCAGAAGCTCTCCCTCCTGCAGCTCACCGCTCTCCTGGAGAAGCACACTCCAACAAACAAGCATGGCTTCAGCTG GGCTGTGCCGAAGTTCATGAAGCGAATCAAAGTGCGCGACTACAAAGACCGGAACGTGTTCGGCGTGCCGCTCCAAGTCATCGTCCAGCGGACCGGCcagcccctccctcaagggaTTCAGCAGGCCATGCGCTATCTGCGCAATCAGTGTCTTGACCAG GTGGGCCTTTTCAGGAAGTCTGGAGTGAAATCTCGCATCCAAGCTCTTCGCCAAATGAACGAGGCTAGCGGCGCGGATGGCGGCGGGGTCAACTACGAGGGCCAGTCGGCCTACGACGTCGCTGACATGCTGAAGCAGTATTTCAGAGACTTGCCCGAACCGCTGCTCACCAGCAAGCTGTCCGAGACCTTCCTGCAGATTTACCAAT ATATGCCCAAGGAGCTCCGTCTTCAGGCGACCCGCGccgctgtgctgctgctgccggaTGAGAACCGGGAGGCGCTGCGCACGCTGCTGTGCCTGCTCAGCGACGTGACGGCGAGCGTGGCCGAGAACCAGATGACGCCCACCAACCTGGCCGTGTGCCTGGCGCCGTCGCTCTTCCACCTCAACACCCTGCGCCGCAAGGAGAGCTCCTCCCCCAG GGTGATGAACCGGAAGCAGATGCTGGGAAAACCTGACCAGAGGGACCTGAACGAGAACCTGGCTGCCACTCACGGACTGGCACACATGATCCAGGAGTGCAGGAAACTCTTTAGG ATCCCCGAGGAGATGAACCGCTGCAGGAACTCGTACGTGGAGCAGGCCCTGCTGCCGCAGCGCTTCGAGGAGCTGACCGGCGAAGAGGCGGGGCGGGGAGGCTACAGGGCCTGCCTCCAGGACAGCTTGGACCTGCTCCTGAAGGAGGCCAAAGACAAGTTCAAAGGTTACGACAGCTGCTCCACGCCTGAGCACGCAGAGCTGGCCTGCAGGAAG GTGCACGATGGATATCCACTGAGACTCTGGAAAGTGACCGTAGAGATTCCTGCGAGTCCTGATGAGGTTCTGACACGAGTACTGCGAGAGCAGGGGCACTGGGACGAGGACCTGCTGGAAAGCAGAGTAGTGGAGACCCTGGATGAGCGGACAGAGATCTACCAGTACATCCGGAACGCCATGGCGCCGCATCCCACCAGAGACCACCTAGTGCTAAG GACATGGATCACGGACCTCCCGAAGGGTGCGTGTGCGCTCGTATCTACGTCTGTGGACCATGAAGGGGTGCCGGTTGTCGGTGTGCGCGCCAATGTGCTCACTTCACGCTACTACGTAGAACCCTGTGGAGCCAACAAATCCAGACTGACACACATTTCCCGAATTGACCTCAG GGGCCGTTTTCCAGAGTGGTACAACAAGCTCCATGGACAGCTGTGTGCCGCCGAGGTGGCGCGAATAAGAGACTCCTTTACCGTTTCCATGGATAAATAA
- the dlc1 gene encoding rho GTPase-activating protein 7 isoform X2 — protein sequence MLVGMSRSMRLQLLQRSFSDHIRSSTTKALDIFSKPARHESRLEEIEAKEACTWLRAAGFPQYAQLYEDSQFPIDISSVTRDHDFLDRDAIEALCRRLNTLNKCALMRLEISPQRKRSEDSDEDEPCAISGRWTFQRDSKRWSRMEELEVFSTFPTDMAQTPFPKDQASQKGKLTLCEGNSSESVLTDLSEQPEVGSIHSGGSGGRAEEKSHGAASLNEAAPTGATRASSVASMCSSSGTGGSAGHNEDSLSDGMPPSPLETLRHFTFDVKAGTVGGSLDRGGGSGKSTRSRAKSFLKRMESLRLRSSTSSKRKKKAGGAGGGKIEISGPVMKQGFDDDKMRRLNCVDIASVNLNHHHSPPQTMTLSRNRSVSYSTQTSNGSTGSTGSSQSEASSGSAVSTPSPVTRARSHSTAAGSSKRGGMYLEGFDPFSLLQQELDRQPPLPKSAPPIPCQASDGLSVNEQNRRNDRGVQGKRRPEEGEEEEEEEDDDNDDDGGMIFFYLPEGHKPGTFPKALQDGGVRSNNNNNGNDNGNSVVLRGRQSRRQRRTSSGSVDSRLSFYDNVPYAEREEGDNEEGDEHKLDEVLQHVTGFVNAWSEAVAGEEEEEDDEEEGDSDSALDSASPCPSSPMQNRLEETENGSDQDSTGNPLGDGEDGMRERRDSGVGASLTRTSRPQKLRWPSFQNSHRPSLASAQLQISCQSVLQMNLLQKLSLLQLTALLEKHTPTNKHGFSWAVPKFMKRIKVRDYKDRNVFGVPLQVIVQRTGQPLPQGIQQAMRYLRNQCLDQVGLFRKSGVKSRIQALRQMNEASGADGGGVNYEGQSAYDVADMLKQYFRDLPEPLLTSKLSETFLQIYQYMPKELRLQATRAAVLLLPDENREALRTLLCLLSDVTASVAENQMTPTNLAVCLAPSLFHLNTLRRKESSSPRVMNRKQMLGKPDQRDLNENLAATHGLAHMIQECRKLFRIPEEMNRCRNSYVEQALLPQRFEELTGEEAGRGGYRACLQDSLDLLLKEAKDKFKGYDSCSTPEHAELACRKVHDGYPLRLWKVTVEIPASPDEVLTRVLREQGHWDEDLLESRVVETLDERTEIYQYIRNAMAPHPTRDHLVLRTWITDLPKGACALVSTSVDHEGVPVVGVRANVLTSRYYVEPCGANKSRLTHISRIDLRGRFPEWYNKLHGQLCAAEVARIRDSFTVSMDK from the exons agatcgAAGCCAAAGAGGCCTGCACCTGGCTCCGAGCCGCAGGGTTCCCACAGTACGCCCAGCTTTATGAAG attcCCAGTTTCCCATTGACATATCTTCAGTCACCAGAGACCATGACTTCCTCGACCGCGATGCCATTGAGGCTCTCTGCAG GAGGCTGAACACGCTCAACAAGTGCGCTCTGATGAGACTGGAGATCTCTCCACAAAGGAAGAGG AGCGAGGACTCGGACGAGGATGAGCCTTGTGCCATCAGCGGCCGCTGGACATTCCAGAGGGACAGCAAGCGATGGTCCCgcatggaggagctggaggttTTCTCCACCTTCCCTACAGACATGGCCCAAACCCCTTTCCCAAAGGACCAAGCATCCCAGAAGGGCAAGCTCACTCTGTGTGAAGGGAACAGCTCAGAGAGCGTGCTGACGGACCTCAGCGAGCAGCCCGAGGTGGGCTCCATCCACAGCGGCGGGAGTggaggaagagcagaggagaagagCCACGGGGCTGCCTCGCTAAATGAAGCGGCGCCTACCGGTGCCACCCGGGCCAGCTCAGTAGCCAGCATGTGTTCGTCCTCGGGCACGGGGGGATCCGCGGGCCACAACGAGGACTCTCTGTCTGACGGGATGCCTCCGTCGCCCCTGGAGACGCTCCGGCACTTCACCTTCGATGTCAAGGCGGGGACGGTCGGAGGAAGTCTGGACAGGGGAGGAGGCAGTGGCAAAAGCACTCGCTCACGGGCCAAAAGCTTCCTGAAGAGGATGGAGAGCTTGCGACTTCGCAGCAGCACCTCCtccaagaggaagaagaaggcGGGGGGCGCCGGCGGAGGGAAAATAGAAATCAGCGGGCCTGTCATGAAACAGGGCTTTGATGACGACAAGATGAGGAGGCTGAACTGCGTGGACATCGCGAGCGTCAACCTCAACCACCACCACAGCCCCCCTCAGACGATGACCCTCAGCCGCAACCGCTCGGTGTCGTACTCCACGCAGACCAGCAACGGGAGCACCGGGAGCACCGGCAGCAGCCAGTCCGAAGCCAGCAGCGGCAGCGCGGTGAGCACGCCCAGTCCGGTGACCCGAGCCCGCAGCCACAGCACGGCGGCGGGCTCCAGTAAAAGAGGAGGGATGTATCTGGAGGGCTTCGACCCCTTTAGCCTCCTCCAACAGGAGCTGGATCGCCAGCCGCCCCTGCCCAAATCGGCACCGCCCATCCCCTGCCAGGCCAGCGACGGGCTGTCCGTCAATGAGCAGAACCGCAGGAACGACCGCGGCGTTCAAGGCAAACGCAGAccggaggagggagaggaggaggaagaagaggaggacgaCGATAACGACGATGATGGGGGCATGATTTTCTTCTATTTGCCCGAAGGCCACAAGCCTGGAACTTTCCCCAAAGCCCTGCAGGATGGGGGCGTgcgcagcaacaacaacaacaacggcaACGACAACGGAAACTCGGTGGTCCTCAGGGGACGGCAGAGCAGGCGCCAGCGGCGCACCTCCTCAGGCTCGGTCGACAGCCGGCTGAGTTTCTACGACAACGTCCCCTACGCCGAAAGGGAGGAGGGAGACAACGAGGAGGGGGACGAACACAAGCTGGACGAGGTGCTCCAACACGTCACCGGCTTCGTCAACGCCTGGTCGGAGGCCGTGGCCggcgaggaggaagaggaggacgacGAGGAAGAGGGGGACTCGGATTCCGCGCTGGACTCTGCCTCGCCGTGCCCGTCCTCCCCGATGCAGAACAGGCTGGAAGAGACGGAGAACGGAAGTGACCAGGACAGCACAGGAAACCCCTTGGGCGACGGCGAGGATGGAATGAGGGAGAGACGGGACTCAGGCGTGGGAGCGTCTCTTACTCGGACCAGCAG GCCGCAGAAGCTCCGCTGGCCGAGCTTCCAGAACTCCCACCGGCCTAGCCTCGCCTCGGCGCAGCTCCAGATCAGCTGCCAGTCGGTGCTGCAGATGAATCTGCTGCAGAAGCTCTCCCTCCTGCAGCTCACCGCTCTCCTGGAGAAGCACACTCCAACAAACAAGCATGGCTTCAGCTG GGCTGTGCCGAAGTTCATGAAGCGAATCAAAGTGCGCGACTACAAAGACCGGAACGTGTTCGGCGTGCCGCTCCAAGTCATCGTCCAGCGGACCGGCcagcccctccctcaagggaTTCAGCAGGCCATGCGCTATCTGCGCAATCAGTGTCTTGACCAG GTGGGCCTTTTCAGGAAGTCTGGAGTGAAATCTCGCATCCAAGCTCTTCGCCAAATGAACGAGGCTAGCGGCGCGGATGGCGGCGGGGTCAACTACGAGGGCCAGTCGGCCTACGACGTCGCTGACATGCTGAAGCAGTATTTCAGAGACTTGCCCGAACCGCTGCTCACCAGCAAGCTGTCCGAGACCTTCCTGCAGATTTACCAAT ATATGCCCAAGGAGCTCCGTCTTCAGGCGACCCGCGccgctgtgctgctgctgccggaTGAGAACCGGGAGGCGCTGCGCACGCTGCTGTGCCTGCTCAGCGACGTGACGGCGAGCGTGGCCGAGAACCAGATGACGCCCACCAACCTGGCCGTGTGCCTGGCGCCGTCGCTCTTCCACCTCAACACCCTGCGCCGCAAGGAGAGCTCCTCCCCCAG GGTGATGAACCGGAAGCAGATGCTGGGAAAACCTGACCAGAGGGACCTGAACGAGAACCTGGCTGCCACTCACGGACTGGCACACATGATCCAGGAGTGCAGGAAACTCTTTAGG ATCCCCGAGGAGATGAACCGCTGCAGGAACTCGTACGTGGAGCAGGCCCTGCTGCCGCAGCGCTTCGAGGAGCTGACCGGCGAAGAGGCGGGGCGGGGAGGCTACAGGGCCTGCCTCCAGGACAGCTTGGACCTGCTCCTGAAGGAGGCCAAAGACAAGTTCAAAGGTTACGACAGCTGCTCCACGCCTGAGCACGCAGAGCTGGCCTGCAGGAAG GTGCACGATGGATATCCACTGAGACTCTGGAAAGTGACCGTAGAGATTCCTGCGAGTCCTGATGAGGTTCTGACACGAGTACTGCGAGAGCAGGGGCACTGGGACGAGGACCTGCTGGAAAGCAGAGTAGTGGAGACCCTGGATGAGCGGACAGAGATCTACCAGTACATCCGGAACGCCATGGCGCCGCATCCCACCAGAGACCACCTAGTGCTAAG GACATGGATCACGGACCTCCCGAAGGGTGCGTGTGCGCTCGTATCTACGTCTGTGGACCATGAAGGGGTGCCGGTTGTCGGTGTGCGCGCCAATGTGCTCACTTCACGCTACTACGTAGAACCCTGTGGAGCCAACAAATCCAGACTGACACACATTTCCCGAATTGACCTCAG GGGCCGTTTTCCAGAGTGGTACAACAAGCTCCATGGACAGCTGTGTGCCGCCGAGGTGGCGCGAATAAGAGACTCCTTTACCGTTTCCATGGATAAATAA